A window of the Dongshaea marina genome harbors these coding sequences:
- the istA gene encoding IS21 family transposase has translation MPTVHITMRKLKEILRLKYQGGLSHRQIASSLSVSPSTVSNYCKRAQQMGLCQWPLPAEWDEERLRREFLETRITVRQTPPLPDWAVAHQELRRKGMTLQLLWEEYAERHPKNHYSYNHYCMRYREWRKCQSPSMRQSHKAGEKLFVDYCGPTVPIVDPRTGEERRAQIFVAVMGASSYTYADATLSQGLEDWVMSHKRAFEFLGGVPEMIVPDNLKSGVSRACRYEPDLNPTYQQLAAHYGVAVLPARPYKPKDKAKAEVGVQIVERWILAKLRHETFFSLAQLNQRIGALLTELNNRPFKKLPGSRKSQFELLDKPVLKSLPQNPYQFTRVKAVRVHIDYHIELDKHYYSVPYTLLKRKLEAHICDNLVRIYHGGRCVATHPRSYQQGGQTTHPDHMPVAHQKQMQWTPGRFLNWAQEIGPSTLAVIKQLLYRKSHPELGYRASLGILNLEKRYGRPRLEAACQRADRTGVYYQKGIRSILEKGLDGQPLPETQPDRLAELTHLNIRGSGYYH, from the coding sequence ATGCCAACGGTGCATATCACCATGCGAAAACTCAAAGAGATCCTCAGACTCAAGTACCAAGGCGGCCTGAGTCACCGCCAGATCGCAAGCAGCCTGTCTGTGTCTCCGTCGACTGTGTCCAATTACTGCAAAAGGGCCCAACAGATGGGGCTATGCCAATGGCCTCTGCCTGCTGAGTGGGATGAAGAGCGGCTGCGCCGTGAGTTCCTTGAGACCCGGATCACGGTTCGTCAGACACCTCCTCTGCCGGATTGGGCCGTGGCCCATCAGGAGCTCAGACGCAAAGGGATGACGCTACAACTCCTGTGGGAGGAGTATGCTGAGCGACATCCCAAGAACCACTACAGCTATAACCATTACTGCATGCGTTATCGTGAGTGGCGTAAATGCCAGTCTCCCTCAATGCGTCAGAGCCATAAAGCCGGTGAAAAACTGTTTGTTGATTACTGCGGTCCAACCGTGCCCATCGTGGATCCGAGGACTGGGGAGGAGCGTCGGGCTCAGATCTTTGTCGCTGTGATGGGTGCATCCAGCTACACCTACGCCGATGCAACCTTGAGTCAGGGGCTGGAAGACTGGGTGATGAGCCATAAACGGGCCTTCGAATTTCTGGGGGGAGTACCAGAGATGATCGTTCCGGATAATCTCAAAAGCGGAGTCAGTAGAGCGTGTCGCTACGAGCCAGATCTCAATCCTACCTATCAGCAGCTGGCTGCACACTATGGTGTTGCAGTGCTTCCTGCCCGTCCTTACAAGCCCAAAGATAAAGCCAAGGCTGAGGTGGGCGTGCAGATCGTTGAGCGCTGGATCCTGGCAAAACTGCGCCATGAGACCTTCTTCAGTCTGGCTCAGCTAAACCAGCGGATCGGGGCTCTGCTCACCGAGTTGAACAATCGCCCGTTCAAGAAGCTGCCGGGAAGCCGTAAATCACAGTTTGAATTGCTAGACAAACCGGTGCTCAAATCGCTGCCTCAAAACCCCTATCAGTTCACCCGGGTGAAGGCGGTTCGGGTTCATATCGACTATCACATCGAGCTCGACAAGCACTACTACTCGGTTCCCTATACCCTGCTCAAACGCAAGCTTGAAGCGCATATCTGCGACAACCTGGTACGGATCTATCATGGTGGTCGCTGTGTCGCGACACATCCACGCAGCTATCAGCAGGGAGGGCAAACCACCCACCCCGATCATATGCCGGTCGCACACCAAAAGCAGATGCAATGGACCCCGGGACGCTTTCTGAACTGGGCTCAGGAGATAGGCCCCTCCACGCTTGCGGTGATCAAACAGCTGCTCTACCGAAAGTCCCACCCGGAGCTTGGATATCGGGCCAGCCTTGGGATCCTCAACCTGGAAAAGCGATATGGACGCCCCCGCTTAGAAGCGGCCTGCCAGCGAGCAGAC